Proteins from one Embleya scabrispora genomic window:
- a CDS encoding M16 family metallopeptidase encodes MTSSSSKNQAAASAQRPGSTKTLLRDADGVGAVRRTVLPGGLRVITENMPSVRSATFGIWVGVGSRDETPALAGTSHYLEHLLFKGTAKRDALEISAELDAVGGEMNAFTTKEYTCYYARVLDTDLPLAIDVICDMVTGSLIDPEDVDAERGVILEEIAMNEDEPGDLVHELFYDAMLGDAPLGRPVLGTVESINALTRTQINGYYRRRYKAPNMVVTAAGNVDHAKVVRLVKKAFAQVKVDENAVAAAPRVGGRAARSAGSVRVLNRPTEQAHLVLGMSGLARDDDRRFALSVLNTALGGGMSSRLFQEIREKRGLAYSVYSFHSGYADLGVFGIYAGCQPKKARQVIEICRTELERVVRDGLPRDEIDRAIGQLRGSTVLGLEDTGSRMSRIGKSELVYGEHLSVDEVLARIAAVTADEIHDVAKVLFAARPTLAVVGPFADDADFVAASA; translated from the coding sequence GTGACGTCCTCCTCGTCGAAGAACCAGGCCGCCGCGTCCGCGCAGCGGCCTGGTTCCACGAAGACCCTGCTGCGTGACGCGGACGGTGTGGGCGCCGTCCGCCGCACGGTCCTGCCCGGCGGCCTGCGGGTGATCACCGAGAACATGCCGTCCGTGCGCTCCGCGACCTTCGGCATCTGGGTCGGGGTGGGCTCGCGCGACGAGACCCCCGCTCTGGCCGGCACCTCGCACTACCTCGAACACCTGCTGTTCAAGGGCACCGCGAAGCGCGACGCGCTGGAGATCTCCGCGGAACTGGACGCCGTCGGTGGTGAGATGAACGCGTTCACCACCAAGGAGTACACGTGCTACTACGCACGTGTGCTCGACACCGACCTCCCGCTCGCCATCGACGTGATCTGCGACATGGTGACCGGCTCGCTGATCGACCCCGAGGACGTGGACGCCGAACGCGGCGTGATCCTCGAGGAGATCGCGATGAACGAGGACGAGCCCGGCGACCTGGTGCACGAGCTCTTCTACGACGCGATGCTCGGCGACGCCCCGCTCGGGCGCCCCGTGCTGGGCACCGTCGAGTCGATCAACGCGCTCACCCGGACCCAGATCAACGGTTACTACCGGCGCCGGTACAAGGCGCCGAACATGGTGGTGACCGCGGCCGGCAACGTCGACCACGCCAAGGTGGTCCGGCTGGTCAAGAAGGCGTTCGCGCAGGTCAAGGTGGACGAGAACGCGGTGGCCGCAGCGCCGCGCGTCGGTGGTCGCGCGGCGCGCTCCGCCGGCAGCGTCCGGGTGCTCAACCGGCCGACCGAGCAGGCCCACCTGGTCCTGGGGATGTCGGGCCTGGCCCGCGACGACGACCGGCGGTTCGCGCTCAGTGTGCTCAACACCGCGCTCGGCGGCGGAATGAGCTCGCGCCTGTTCCAGGAGATCCGGGAGAAGCGCGGGCTGGCCTACTCGGTCTACTCGTTCCACTCCGGCTACGCCGACCTGGGCGTGTTCGGGATCTACGCCGGCTGCCAGCCCAAGAAGGCCCGCCAGGTGATCGAGATCTGCCGGACCGAACTGGAGCGGGTGGTGCGCGACGGGCTGCCCCGGGACGAGATCGATCGGGCGATCGGCCAATTGCGCGGCTCGACCGTGCTCGGCCTGGAGGACACCGGGTCGCGGATGAGCCGGATCGGCAAGAGCGAACTCGTCTACGGCGAACACCTGTCCGTCGACGAGGTGCTGGCCCGGATCGCCGCGGTGACCGCCGACGAGATCCACGACGTGGCGAAGGTCCTGTTCGCCGCGCGGCCCACACTGGCCGTGGTCGGACCGTTCGCCGACGACGCGGACTTCGTCGCCGCGTCGGCCTGA
- the dapB gene encoding 4-hydroxy-tetrahydrodipicolinate reductase — MTAIRVGVIGAAGRMGTEVCRAVEAADDLELVARVDEGDDLADLAKAGARVAVDFTHPGVVMGNLEYCAGAGIHAVVGTSGFTPDRLARLREWLAKSPETGILIAPNFGIGAVLMMRFAAQAARFYESVEIVELHHPNKVDAPSGTARRTAELIAEARQGAGLGEMPDATVDDPDGARGGRVDGVPVHAVRLRGLVAHQEVLLGDDGEMLTIRHDSFQRTSFMPGVLLGVRRVVSTPGLTVGLEHFLDLG; from the coding sequence ATGACTGCGATCCGGGTGGGTGTGATCGGTGCGGCCGGCCGCATGGGCACCGAGGTGTGCCGTGCCGTCGAGGCGGCGGACGACCTCGAACTGGTGGCGCGCGTCGACGAGGGCGACGACCTCGCCGACCTCGCGAAGGCGGGTGCGCGGGTCGCTGTGGACTTCACCCATCCGGGTGTGGTCATGGGCAACCTGGAGTACTGCGCGGGCGCCGGGATCCACGCCGTCGTCGGCACCAGCGGGTTCACTCCCGACCGTCTGGCGCGGTTGCGCGAGTGGCTGGCCAAGAGCCCGGAAACCGGCATTCTGATCGCGCCGAACTTCGGCATCGGCGCGGTGCTGATGATGCGGTTCGCGGCCCAGGCGGCGCGCTTCTACGAGTCGGTCGAGATCGTCGAACTGCACCACCCGAACAAGGTCGACGCCCCCAGCGGCACCGCCCGCCGGACCGCCGAGCTGATCGCCGAGGCGCGACAGGGCGCCGGCCTGGGGGAGATGCCCGACGCGACGGTGGACGACCCGGACGGCGCGCGCGGCGGCAGGGTCGACGGTGTGCCGGTGCACGCGGTCCGACTGCGCGGCCTGGTCGCCCACCAGGAGGTGCTGCTCGGCGACGACGGGGAGATGTTGACCATCCGCCACGACTCGTTCCAGCGCACGTCCTTCATGCCGGGTGTGCTGCTCGGGGTGCGTCGTGTGGTTTCCACACCCGGCCTGACCGTGGGCCTGGAACACTTCCTCGATCTGGGCTGA
- a CDS encoding polyribonucleotide nucleotidyltransferase encodes MEGPDISFAEAVIENGTFGNRTIRFETGRLAKQAAGSAVVYLDDDTMVLSATTASKRPKDQLDFFPLTVDVEERMYAAGKIPGSFFRREGRPSEDAVLTCRLIDRPLRPSFKKGLRNEIQIVETIMALNPDHLYDVVAINAASMSTQLAGLPFSGPIGGVRVALIDGTWVGFPTHTELERAVFDMVVAGRVLDDGDVAIMMVEAEATTGTIELVKGGAEAPTEEVVADGLEAAKKFIKALCAAQVEVADKAAKETGEFPVYLDYQDDVFEALAAAVTDELSAALTIAGKQAREAELDRVKDLAAEKLLPAFEGREKEIGGAFRSLTKKLVRQRVLRDKVRIDGRGLTDIRTLSAEVEVIPRVHGSALFERGETQILGITTLNMLRMEQMLDTLSPETRKRYMHNYNFPPYSVGETGRVGSPKRREIGHGALAERALLPVLPAREDFPYAIRQVSEALGSNGSTSMGSVCASTMSLLNAGVPLRAPVAGIAMGLISDEVDGKTEYVCLTDILGAEDAYGDMDFKVAGTKEFVTALQLDTKLDGIPASVLAAALKQAKDARLHILDVMMEAIDTPDEMSKFAPRIITVKIPVDKIGEVIGPKGKMINQIQDDTGAEITIEDDGTIYIGASDGTSAEAARATINAIANPTMPEVGERYLGTVVKTTTFGAFVSLMPGKDGLLHISQLRKIAGGKRVENVDDVIKVGEKVQVEIAEIDQRGKLSLVPVIEGEGDAAEDTEDAAAK; translated from the coding sequence GTGGAGGGTCCCGACATCAGCTTCGCCGAAGCAGTCATCGAGAACGGCACGTTCGGCAACCGCACCATCCGCTTCGAGACCGGCCGGCTCGCCAAGCAGGCCGCCGGCTCCGCCGTGGTCTACCTGGACGACGACACCATGGTGCTCTCGGCCACCACCGCCTCGAAGCGCCCCAAGGACCAGCTCGACTTCTTCCCCCTGACGGTGGACGTCGAGGAGCGCATGTACGCCGCGGGCAAGATCCCCGGCTCCTTCTTCCGCCGCGAGGGCCGCCCGTCCGAGGACGCCGTGCTCACCTGTCGGCTGATCGACCGTCCGCTGCGCCCGTCCTTCAAGAAGGGCCTGCGCAACGAGATCCAGATCGTCGAGACGATCATGGCGCTCAACCCGGACCACCTGTACGACGTGGTCGCGATCAACGCGGCCTCGATGTCCACCCAGCTCGCGGGCCTGCCGTTCTCCGGCCCGATCGGCGGCGTCCGGGTGGCGCTGATCGACGGCACCTGGGTCGGCTTCCCGACGCACACCGAGCTCGAGCGCGCCGTGTTCGACATGGTCGTCGCGGGCCGCGTGCTCGACGACGGCGACGTGGCGATCATGATGGTCGAGGCCGAGGCCACGACCGGCACGATCGAGCTGGTCAAGGGCGGCGCCGAGGCGCCGACCGAGGAGGTCGTCGCCGACGGCCTCGAGGCCGCCAAGAAGTTCATCAAGGCGCTGTGCGCCGCGCAGGTCGAGGTGGCCGACAAGGCCGCCAAGGAGACCGGCGAGTTCCCGGTCTACCTGGACTACCAGGACGACGTCTTCGAGGCGCTGGCCGCCGCGGTGACCGACGAGCTGTCGGCCGCGCTGACCATCGCCGGCAAGCAGGCCCGCGAGGCCGAGCTCGACCGGGTCAAGGACCTGGCCGCGGAGAAGCTGCTCCCGGCGTTCGAGGGTCGCGAGAAGGAGATCGGCGGCGCGTTCCGCTCGCTGACCAAGAAGCTCGTCCGGCAGCGCGTGCTGCGCGACAAGGTGCGCATCGACGGTCGCGGGCTGACCGACATCCGCACCCTGTCGGCCGAGGTCGAGGTCATCCCGCGCGTGCACGGCTCGGCCCTGTTCGAGCGCGGCGAGACCCAGATCCTGGGCATCACCACGCTGAACATGCTGCGCATGGAGCAGATGCTCGACACGCTCTCGCCCGAGACGCGCAAGCGCTACATGCACAACTACAACTTCCCGCCGTACTCGGTCGGCGAGACCGGCCGCGTGGGCTCGCCCAAGCGCCGCGAGATCGGCCACGGCGCGCTCGCCGAGCGCGCCCTCCTGCCGGTCCTGCCCGCGCGCGAGGACTTCCCGTACGCGATCCGCCAGGTGTCCGAGGCGCTCGGCTCCAACGGCTCGACCTCGATGGGCTCGGTCTGCGCGTCCACGATGTCGCTGCTCAACGCCGGTGTGCCGCTGCGGGCGCCGGTCGCGGGCATCGCGATGGGCCTGATCTCGGACGAGGTCGACGGCAAGACCGAGTACGTGTGCCTGACCGACATCCTCGGTGCCGAGGACGCGTACGGCGACATGGACTTCAAGGTCGCCGGCACCAAGGAGTTCGTCACCGCGCTCCAGCTCGACACCAAGCTCGACGGCATCCCCGCGTCGGTGCTGGCCGCGGCGCTCAAGCAGGCCAAGGACGCCCGTCTGCACATCCTCGACGTGATGATGGAGGCCATCGACACTCCGGACGAGATGTCGAAGTTCGCGCCGCGCATCATCACCGTCAAGATCCCGGTGGACAAGATCGGCGAGGTCATCGGCCCGAAGGGCAAGATGATCAACCAGATCCAGGACGACACCGGTGCGGAGATCACCATCGAGGACGATGGCACGATCTACATCGGTGCCTCGGACGGCACCTCGGCCGAGGCCGCGCGGGCGACGATCAACGCGATCGCCAACCCGACGATGCCCGAGGTCGGGGAGCGCTACCTGGGTACGGTTGTCAAGACCACCACGTTCGGCGCGTTCGTGTCGCTCATGCCCGGCAAGGACGGCCTGCTGCACATCTCGCAGCTGCGCAAGATCGCCGGTGGCAAGCGCGTCGAGAACGTCGACGACGTGATCAAGGTCGGCGAGAAGGTGCAGGTCGAGATCGCCGAGATCGACCAGCGCGGCAAGCTGTCGCTCGTCCCCGTCATCGAGGGCGAAGGCGACGCCGCCGAGGACACCGAGGACGCTGCCGCCAAGTGA
- a CDS encoding TetR/AcrR family transcriptional regulator — translation MSRTPTRERLLLTAERLFAVHGIDAVSLRRISVAASQRNNSAAQYHFGSKEELIRAIFGFRLAAVNGRREDLVRALVRAGLDRDPRALAEAMVRPLAEQIDVGGSFYLRFLARVHQHPGASAYALPAMGLEGSSPEFTHLIDLALGHLPTAVRRNRLRLGGSLAVHATADREQRVHEGQAHDVLPPAAFVEDLVDAVAGILAAPVSARLLTALDPTAPQPVPPHMAEPAALDRPAGARP, via the coding sequence GTGAGCCGAACTCCGACCCGCGAGCGCCTTCTGCTCACCGCCGAGCGGCTGTTCGCCGTACACGGAATCGACGCGGTCTCGCTGCGCCGGATCAGTGTCGCGGCGAGTCAGCGCAACAATTCCGCCGCGCAGTACCACTTCGGCAGCAAAGAGGAATTGATCCGGGCGATCTTCGGGTTCCGGCTCGCGGCGGTCAACGGGCGCCGCGAGGACCTCGTCCGCGCACTGGTCAGGGCCGGCCTCGACCGGGACCCCCGGGCCCTGGCCGAGGCCATGGTGCGCCCGCTGGCCGAGCAGATCGACGTCGGGGGCAGCTTCTACCTGCGCTTTTTGGCCCGGGTGCACCAGCACCCGGGCGCCTCCGCCTACGCGCTGCCGGCGATGGGCCTGGAGGGCAGCTCGCCGGAGTTCACCCACCTGATCGACCTGGCGCTGGGCCACCTGCCGACCGCCGTGCGGCGCAACCGGCTGCGCCTGGGCGGCAGCCTGGCCGTGCACGCGACGGCCGATCGCGAACAGCGCGTACACGAGGGGCAGGCGCACGACGTGTTGCCGCCCGCGGCGTTCGTGGAGGACCTGGTGGACGCGGTGGCGGGCATCCTGGCCGCGCCCGTATCGGCCCGCCTGCTCACCGCCCTCGACCCCACCGCTCCGCAGCCGGTCCCGCCCCATATGGCCGAGCCCGCGGCGCTCGACCGGCCGGCCGGCGCCAGACCCTAG
- the eccD gene encoding type VII secretion integral membrane protein EccD: protein MNSTTTTVTTGFARITVIAPDCRVDLALPEEVPLAELYPEILRLSGQTQRNGTVTGFQLTRLDGEALDSGLTLAAQHVRDGELLRFTALADAPPPPVYDDVADSVATSVTGDNRLWTPEMLRIAGLSGAAVFFTLGAVALWRMTPLPHGLPAVVGGSLALVLTVVAGVRARVYGDHSGGAVLGLGALPNAFLAGLGLIEPPVREGPGRVQFMVACVAVLVISTLIAALLPARGAVYIAGAGAGALGTLATFGLITVDGAPREAAAVTGTVALAMIAFLPSWAARLARLPIGFLPSDAPTSRQSDTLDHADVAARARRGHEVLSGLAGACAAALVASCVVLGSVDTLWARTLTAVLALVTLCRARLFRHTTQVTVLYTAGLLGLAMLFVGLALDTGMADKERQGWIFALVCVVGALLAIVATTVPSRGLSPFWGRLMDVLEGMLMVSVVPLCLAVLDLYDKLRNITA from the coding sequence GTGAACTCCACGACCACGACGGTCACCACCGGGTTCGCCCGGATCACCGTCATCGCACCGGACTGTCGCGTCGACCTCGCGCTGCCGGAGGAGGTCCCGCTCGCGGAGCTGTACCCGGAGATCCTGCGGCTGTCCGGGCAGACCCAGCGCAACGGCACGGTGACCGGCTTCCAGCTCACCAGGCTCGACGGCGAGGCGCTGGACAGCGGGCTCACGCTGGCCGCGCAACACGTGCGCGACGGCGAACTGCTGCGCTTCACGGCCCTCGCGGACGCGCCGCCCCCGCCGGTGTACGACGACGTCGCCGACTCGGTGGCCACCTCCGTCACCGGCGACAACCGACTGTGGACGCCGGAGATGTTGCGGATCGCCGGCCTGTCCGGCGCGGCCGTCTTCTTCACCCTCGGCGCCGTCGCGCTCTGGCGCATGACCCCCCTGCCGCACGGGCTGCCCGCCGTCGTCGGCGGCTCGCTGGCCCTGGTGCTGACCGTGGTCGCCGGCGTGCGCGCCCGGGTGTACGGGGACCACTCCGGCGGCGCCGTGCTCGGCCTCGGCGCCCTGCCGAACGCGTTCCTGGCGGGCCTCGGCCTGATCGAACCGCCCGTACGCGAGGGCCCGGGCCGGGTGCAGTTCATGGTCGCCTGCGTCGCCGTGCTCGTGATCTCCACCCTGATCGCCGCCCTGCTGCCCGCCCGCGGCGCCGTCTACATCGCCGGCGCCGGCGCCGGCGCCCTGGGCACGCTCGCCACCTTCGGCCTGATCACCGTCGACGGCGCCCCGCGCGAGGCCGCCGCGGTCACCGGCACCGTCGCCCTCGCCATGATCGCCTTCCTGCCCTCCTGGGCGGCCCGCCTCGCCCGGCTGCCGATCGGCTTCCTGCCCTCCGACGCGCCGACCTCCCGCCAGAGCGACACCCTCGACCACGCCGACGTCGCCGCCCGCGCCCGCCGCGGCCACGAGGTGCTCAGCGGCCTGGCCGGCGCCTGCGCCGCCGCGCTCGTCGCCTCCTGCGTCGTGCTCGGCAGCGTCGACACCCTGTGGGCCCGGACCCTGACCGCCGTACTCGCCCTGGTCACCCTGTGCCGGGCCCGCCTGTTCCGGCACACCACCCAGGTCACCGTCCTGTACACGGCCGGCCTGCTCGGCCTGGCGATGCTGTTCGTCGGCCTGGCCCTGGACACCGGCATGGCGGACAAGGAGCGCCAGGGCTGGATCTTCGCGCTGGTCTGCGTGGTCGGCGCGCTGCTCGCGATCGTGGCGACCACCGTGCCCTCGCGTGGCCTGTCCCCCTTCTGGGGACGGCTGATGGACGTGCTCGAAGGCATGCTGATGGTGTCGGTCGTACCGCTGTGCCTGGCGGTGCTGGATCTGTACGACAAGCTGCGGAACATCACGGCCTGA
- the eccCa gene encoding type VII secretion protein EccCa, producing MTVVIVKRPPRVLPSPVPTEEIRLQSPPELERPTDQNWIMSVLPMMGMLGSAGFFFMPGAPKMMMVMGGMMMISSLVMVVANILKSRGGNRVQMLDSRRDYLKYLAQQRKEVRRTARKQRDAQLWTHPDPGQLWSVAAGERRIWERRAGDADFGQVRVGVGQQQLSTPLVAPDTAPLEELEPLCADAMRRFLRTQATLDDLPMAVSLRSFYHLTVSGEPERVYGLTRSMLGQLAVLHSPDDVRIVVACDTNSLPRWDWLKWLPHVQHPSQSDGAGSVRMIAGDLGEIEEWLAEELAGRSRFAPGAQPVLDQPHLVVVLDGGGVPANSLLAGADGLQGVTIVEVVPGPLDELRGGLAIIAEEDRLTLESTAGAYEGLPDFLSAGDAEALARKLAPLRLSANDDDEPLLANLDFTDLMGIGDAAQVDVSQTWRPRPPNDRLRVPIGIGQNGEPIMLDIKEAAMEGMGPHGLCVGATGSGKSELLRTLVLGLATTHSSEILNFVLADFKGGATFSGMSDMPHVAAVITNLSDDLTLVDRMRDSITGELNRRQELLRSAGNYANMHDYERARVAGAALEPLPSLVIIIDEFSELLTAKPDFIDMFIQIGRIGRSLGVHLLLASQRLEEGRLRGLDTYLSYRIGLRTFSAAESRAAIGVPDAYHLPSVPGAGYLKFDTESMVQFKAAYVSGTYRASDRVRRNRTGSPMPVVFDSRWTAANTWNRQPDLPPEPEPEPDVDSALADTVLDVIVRRMVNQGPPAHQVWLPPLAESTSVDRMLPPLRVTAERGLSSPEWGANGRLVVPLGLVDKPFEQRRDVMYADLSGAAGHALVVGGPRSGKSTLMRTMIASFALTHTPAEVQFYVLDFGGGGMVALNDLPHVGGVAGRLDAERVRRIVSEVKGILDRREEMFRVNNIDSIDTFRRRRAAGTLPDEAWGDVFLFVDGWLTLRNDFDALEAEVTDIATRGLGFGVHVVLSASRHPEIRPALKDQIQTRLELRLGETMESEVDRRLAANVPSGAPGRGLSPDKLHFLAALPRIDGSSTPEDLGEGMAAMVGAIKAAWAGPPAPPVRVLPMLLPYEQLPTPAQVSGRGIPIGVDEQTLSPVYLDFNVDTNFVLFGESESGKTNFLRLLSRGIAERYTPAEARIIVSDYRRTLLDVVPESHLLEYAAAAPALTSFMGEIRGGIERRLPGPEVTQEQLRNRSWWSGPELFLLIDDYDLVASSSGNPVGSIAEFLPLARDVGLHLIIARSSGGAGRALYEPVLQKLLDLGTSGLILSGNRDEGALMANVKPTQLPPGRGQLITRRRGVELIQTAWLPDN from the coding sequence TTGACCGTGGTCATCGTCAAGCGCCCGCCCAGGGTGCTGCCCTCTCCTGTCCCCACGGAGGAGATCCGCCTCCAATCGCCACCCGAGTTGGAGCGCCCGACCGATCAGAACTGGATCATGAGCGTGCTCCCGATGATGGGCATGCTCGGGTCGGCGGGCTTCTTCTTCATGCCGGGCGCGCCCAAGATGATGATGGTCATGGGCGGCATGATGATGATCTCGTCGCTGGTCATGGTGGTCGCCAACATCCTCAAGTCGCGCGGCGGCAACCGGGTGCAGATGCTCGACTCCCGGCGCGACTACCTCAAGTACCTCGCCCAGCAGCGCAAGGAGGTCCGGCGGACCGCCCGCAAGCAGCGCGACGCGCAGTTGTGGACGCATCCGGATCCGGGCCAGTTGTGGTCGGTGGCCGCGGGCGAGCGGCGGATCTGGGAGCGGCGGGCCGGTGACGCCGACTTCGGGCAGGTCCGGGTCGGGGTGGGTCAGCAGCAGTTGTCCACTCCGCTGGTGGCGCCGGACACCGCGCCGCTGGAGGAGTTGGAGCCGTTGTGCGCGGACGCCATGCGGCGGTTCCTGCGCACCCAGGCGACGCTGGACGATCTGCCGATGGCGGTCTCGCTGCGCTCCTTCTACCACCTGACCGTCTCGGGCGAGCCGGAGCGGGTGTACGGGCTGACCCGGTCGATGCTGGGCCAACTCGCGGTGCTGCACTCCCCCGACGACGTGCGGATCGTGGTCGCGTGCGACACGAACTCGCTGCCGCGCTGGGACTGGCTCAAGTGGCTGCCGCACGTGCAGCACCCGTCCCAGTCGGACGGCGCGGGGTCGGTGCGGATGATCGCGGGCGACCTCGGCGAGATCGAGGAGTGGCTGGCCGAGGAGTTGGCCGGGCGTTCGCGGTTCGCGCCCGGTGCGCAGCCCGTGCTGGACCAGCCGCATCTGGTGGTCGTGCTCGACGGCGGCGGGGTGCCGGCCAACTCGCTGCTGGCGGGCGCGGACGGGCTGCAGGGCGTGACCATCGTCGAGGTGGTCCCCGGGCCGCTGGACGAGTTGCGCGGCGGGCTGGCGATCATCGCCGAGGAGGACCGGCTGACGCTGGAGTCGACGGCGGGCGCGTACGAGGGGTTGCCCGACTTCCTGTCGGCGGGCGACGCGGAGGCGCTGGCCCGCAAGCTCGCGCCGCTGCGGCTGTCGGCGAACGACGACGACGAACCGCTGCTGGCCAACCTGGACTTCACCGACCTGATGGGCATCGGGGACGCGGCCCAGGTGGACGTGTCGCAGACCTGGCGGCCCAGGCCGCCGAACGACCGGCTGCGGGTGCCGATCGGGATCGGCCAGAACGGCGAGCCGATCATGCTGGACATCAAGGAAGCGGCGATGGAGGGCATGGGCCCGCACGGCCTGTGCGTCGGCGCGACCGGTTCCGGCAAGTCGGAGCTGCTGCGCACCCTGGTCCTCGGTCTGGCGACCACGCACAGCTCGGAGATCCTGAACTTCGTACTCGCCGACTTCAAGGGTGGCGCGACCTTCTCCGGGATGTCGGACATGCCGCACGTGGCGGCGGTGATCACCAACCTCTCCGACGACCTGACCCTGGTCGACCGCATGCGCGACTCGATCACCGGTGAACTGAACCGGCGCCAGGAGTTGCTGCGTTCGGCGGGCAACTACGCCAACATGCACGACTACGAGCGGGCCCGGGTGGCCGGCGCCGCTCTGGAGCCGCTGCCCTCGCTGGTGATCATCATCGACGAGTTCAGCGAACTGCTGACCGCCAAGCCGGACTTCATCGACATGTTCATCCAGATCGGCCGCATCGGCCGATCGCTCGGCGTGCACCTGCTGCTCGCGTCGCAGCGCCTGGAGGAGGGCCGGCTGCGCGGGTTGGACACCTACCTGTCCTACCGGATCGGGTTGCGCACCTTCTCCGCCGCCGAGTCGCGCGCGGCGATCGGCGTACCCGACGCGTACCACCTGCCGTCGGTGCCGGGCGCGGGCTACCTGAAGTTCGACACCGAGTCGATGGTGCAGTTCAAGGCCGCGTACGTGTCCGGCACCTACCGCGCCTCGGACCGGGTCCGGCGCAACCGCACGGGCTCGCCGATGCCGGTGGTGTTCGACAGCCGGTGGACGGCCGCGAACACGTGGAACCGGCAGCCGGACCTGCCGCCGGAGCCCGAGCCCGAGCCGGACGTCGACAGCGCGCTCGCGGACACCGTCCTCGACGTGATCGTGCGGCGGATGGTCAATCAGGGCCCGCCGGCGCACCAGGTGTGGTTGCCGCCGCTGGCCGAGTCCACCTCGGTGGACCGGATGTTGCCGCCGCTGCGGGTCACCGCGGAGCGTGGGCTGAGCTCGCCCGAATGGGGGGCGAACGGCCGCCTCGTGGTGCCGTTGGGCCTGGTGGACAAGCCGTTCGAGCAGCGCCGCGACGTGATGTACGCGGACCTGTCCGGCGCGGCCGGCCACGCGCTCGTGGTGGGTGGCCCGCGCAGCGGCAAGAGCACGCTGATGCGCACGATGATCGCCTCGTTCGCGCTCACCCACACGCCGGCCGAAGTGCAGTTCTACGTGCTGGACTTCGGCGGCGGCGGGATGGTCGCGCTGAACGACCTGCCGCACGTGGGCGGGGTGGCGGGCCGGCTCGACGCCGAACGGGTGCGCCGGATCGTCAGCGAGGTCAAGGGCATCCTGGACCGGCGCGAGGAGATGTTCCGGGTCAACAACATCGACTCGATCGACACGTTCCGCCGACGCCGCGCCGCGGGCACGCTGCCGGACGAGGCGTGGGGCGACGTCTTCCTGTTCGTCGACGGCTGGTTGACCCTGCGCAACGACTTCGACGCGCTGGAGGCCGAGGTCACCGACATCGCCACGCGCGGTCTGGGCTTCGGCGTGCACGTGGTGCTCTCCGCGTCCCGGCATCCGGAGATCCGGCCCGCGCTCAAGGACCAGATCCAGACCCGGCTGGAACTGCGGCTCGGCGAGACGATGGAGTCCGAGGTCGACCGGCGGCTCGCGGCGAACGTGCCCTCCGGCGCGCCCGGTCGTGGTCTGTCCCCGGACAAGCTGCACTTCCTGGCCGCGCTGCCCCGGATCGACGGCTCGTCGACGCCGGAGGACCTGGGCGAGGGCATGGCGGCGATGGTCGGCGCGATCAAGGCGGCGTGGGCGGGCCCGCCGGCGCCTCCGGTGCGGGTGCTGCCGATGTTGCTGCCGTACGAGCAACTGCCGACGCCGGCGCAGGTGTCCGGTCGGGGGATCCCGATCGGTGTGGACGAGCAGACGCTCAGCCCGGTGTACCTGGACTTCAACGTCGACACGAACTTCGTGCTGTTCGGCGAGAGCGAGTCGGGCAAGACCAACTTCCTGCGGCTGCTCTCCCGGGGCATCGCCGAGCGGTACACCCCGGCCGAGGCGCGGATCATCGTGTCCGACTACCGGCGCACGCTCTTGGACGTGGTCCCGGAATCGCACCTGCTGGAGTACGCGGCGGCGGCGCCGGCGCTGACGTCGTTCATGGGCGAGATCCGCGGCGGCATCGAACGGCGGCTCCCCGGGCCGGAGGTGACGCAGGAACAGCTGCGCAACCGGAGCTGGTGGAGCGGCCCGGAACTGTTCCTGCTGATCGACGACTACGACCTGGTTGCCTCCTCCAGCGGCAACCCGGTGGGCAGCATCGCCGAGTTCCTGCCGCTGGCCCGCGACGTGGGCCTGCACCTGATCATCGCCCGCAGCAGCGGCGGTGCGGGCCGCGCGCTGTACGAGCCCGTGCTGCAAAAGCTCCTCGACCTGGGCACGTCCGGCCTGATCCTGTCCGGCAACCGGGACGAGGGCGCCCTGATGGCCAACGTCAAGCCGACCCAACTCCCGCCGGGACGTGGGCAGTTGATCACCCGGCGGCGAGGCGTGGAGCTGATCCAGACGGCCTGGCTGCCGGACAACTGA
- the rpsO gene encoding 30S ribosomal protein S15, producing MSLDTATKKQIMADYATKEGDTGSPEVQVAILSYRINELTAHLKEHKHDHHSRRGLLLLVGQRRRLLGYLAKKDIERYRTLTDRLSIRRSGVGIR from the coding sequence GTGTCGCTCGACACCGCAACGAAGAAGCAGATCATGGCCGACTACGCCACCAAGGAAGGCGACACCGGCTCTCCCGAGGTGCAGGTCGCGATCCTGAGCTACCGGATCAACGAGCTCACCGCGCACCTCAAGGAGCACAAGCACGACCACCACAGCCGCCGGGGCCTGCTGCTCCTGGTCGGCCAGCGTCGTCGCCTGCTCGGCTACCTGGCCAAGAAGGACATCGAGCGCTACCGCACGCTGACCGACCGCCTGAGCATCCGCCGCAGCGGCGTCGGCATCCGCTAG